In Candidatus Bipolaricaulota bacterium, the DNA window CGAGGCGACCGCCTACTCCCTGCGCCACGCAATCGAGACCGGGACGGAGATCGGGCTTCCGCTTTCCCCGGGGACGACAGTAGTGGGCGGAGTGGCGAAATCCGAGCTGTGGCTGTCGATCCTCGCCGACGTCATCGGTCGGCCGGTCCGCACCCTCGCCACCGAGGGGATCGGCGCCCCGCTTGGAGACGCGTTCCTCGTCGGGCTCGCCGTCGGCGAGTTCACGGACTACGGCCAGATCCGGAAGTGGATCCGGTACAACGATCCGTTCCTCCCCGATCCCGCCCGGCAGGCGGTCTACGACCGCTATTACCGGCTGTATCGCGACCTATATCGCGACCTGCGCGACGATTTTCACGCCCTCTCGGAGCTGTCCGCGGATCAGGCGAACACGCGGTAGCGGATCCCGAGCATCCGCGCCGTCCAGATCAGTTCCTCGGTCCAGTCCCCGTAGGCGGCGTGGATGTGGTTCGAGTCGTACTCGGCCAGGAACTCCTCCGGTGCGACCTCAAACCGGGTGAACGCATGCGGCCACTCGATCTGGGTCGCTTGCGCCTTCTCCTCCGCTTTATCCTTCGGTAGTTCGATGAACTCGCCCGGAACGATCGCCAGCCAGTACTCCCCCCTGCGGCGGGCGAGGCGGGCGAGGGTCACCCGTCCCGGAGCGGCGATGTGGCGGACCGACGCCCCGCCGGCCGGGAAGTAGAATCCCTGCGGATAGAACTCGACCTGGGGAAGGTTTTCGTCCGGATCGTAGGAACGATTGGCGAAGTAGGTGGGGTGATTGCCGGAGTTGCACAGGTCGAACGCGCCGATGGATTCGTCGTAGTGGCGCAGATCGGCGAACATGACCGGGGCCCCGGTGATGTGTTTCAGGATCTCCATGGTGAGCGCCCCGTCCATGTCGGCCTCGGTGGCGGTGACGATCGGCTCCTTCGGCCCGTTCCAGTCGTAGGGATCGTTCAGGAACGCCTCGGTTACGTCCATGGTGACGAAGTTGTCAGTGAGCTCGGGCTGTCCCTTGATCCCGAGGAAGTCGAGCCGCTTCTCCTTCGCCATCTCGCGCACCGCAATGTAGCTTCTGATCTGGAGCTTCAGCTTCTCCGGGGTGAGCTGCTTTCCGTCGTAGTGGATCTTCCCCACCTTCTCCGTGAGCCAGGCGAACGCGCGCTCCACTTCGTCATCCGATGCTTCACCGGACCGACGGACAATCTCGTACTGATCGATGTGTTCGACGTCGATCCCGAATAGGCTCATCCACTGATCGGTGTTGGCCACTGCGGTGTACATCCCCATCGGCCGGCCGCCGAACAGGCCGTAGGTCTCCCCCCGCAGCCGGGCCACGGCCGAACCGGCGCGGATGAACGCCATCACCCGGCGCAGTACGCGCTCGTCCCCGATGTCGCCGGAGATGCGGCCGTGCAACGCCCCGATCTGATCGAGCGCGCCGGCGGAGGCAAGCATCCCGACCATCCCCGGATATCGTGGGTTGATGTTGGAGAACAGCAAGAACGGACCGGGAGCGAACCGGGAGGCGATTGCCGCCAGGTGGGGGAAGCTCCACACCGCGAAGTTGAAGATCGTGAGCTCGCAGCCCTCGTTCGCCAGCCGCTGCGCCTCGTTTCTCGCCAGCTCCGCGGTCCAGACGATCTCCCGTGCCACTACTGGCTCAACTTCACCGGTCGCCTCC includes these proteins:
- a CDS encoding L-fucose/L-arabinose isomerase family protein, which translates into the protein MDKRKVGIMTFSDGRESVHKELEGLNLEFQGKLAAALEATGEVEPVVAREIVWTAELARNEAQRLANEGCELTIFNFAVWSFPHLAAIASRFAPGPFLLFSNINPRYPGMVGMLASAGALDQIGALHGRISGDIGDERVLRRVMAFIRAGSAVARLRGETYGLFGGRPMGMYTAVANTDQWMSLFGIDVEHIDQYEIVRRSGEASDDEVERAFAWLTEKVGKIHYDGKQLTPEKLKLQIRSYIAVREMAKEKRLDFLGIKGQPELTDNFVTMDVTEAFLNDPYDWNGPKEPIVTATEADMDGALTMEILKHITGAPVMFADLRHYDESIGAFDLCNSGNHPTYFANRSYDPDENLPQVEFYPQGFYFPAGGASVRHIAAPGRVTLARLARRRGEYWLAIVPGEFIELPKDKAEEKAQATQIEWPHAFTRFEVAPEEFLAEYDSNHIHAAYGDWTEELIWTARMLGIRYRVFA